In a genomic window of Streptococcus mitis NCTC 12261:
- a CDS encoding pyridoxal phosphate-dependent aminotransferase: protein MKLSNRVLEMEESVTLAAGARAKALKAEGRDILSLTLGEPDFTTPKNIQDAAIASIQDGRASFYTVTSGLPELKAAVNTYFERFYGYSVAPNQVTVAAGAKYSLYTFFMAVVNPGDEVIIPTPYWVSYGDQVKMAEGVPVFVPAKEDNHFKVTVEQLEAARTDKTKVLVLNSPSNPTGMIYTREELLAIGNWAVEKDILILADDIYGRLVYNGHEFTAISSLSEAIRKQTVVINGVSKTYAMTGWRIGYAVGEADIIAAMSKIAGQTTSNPSAVAQYAAVEALSGEQDTVESMRQAFEERLNTIYPLLAEVPGFEVVKPQGAFYLFPNVKKAMEMKGYTDVTDFTTAILEEAEVALVTGAGFGAPENVRLSYATDLDTLKEAVKRLKEFMEK, encoded by the coding sequence ATGAAACTATCCAACCGTGTTTTAGAAATGGAAGAAAGTGTGACCTTGGCTGCTGGAGCCCGTGCTAAAGCACTCAAGGCTGAGGGAAGAGATATTTTGTCTCTAACCTTGGGTGAGCCAGATTTCACTACTCCAAAAAATATCCAAGATGCCGCCATTGCATCGATTCAAGATGGGCGTGCTTCTTTTTATACAGTGACCTCAGGTCTGCCAGAGCTCAAGGCAGCGGTCAATACCTACTTTGAGCGCTTTTATGGCTATTCTGTAGCGCCAAATCAAGTGACAGTCGCTGCTGGAGCCAAATATTCTCTCTATACCTTCTTTATGGCAGTGGTCAATCCAGGTGATGAAGTGATCATCCCAACCCCATACTGGGTCAGCTATGGAGACCAGGTCAAGATGGCAGAGGGTGTGCCAGTCTTTGTCCCTGCTAAAGAGGACAATCACTTTAAGGTGACCGTAGAGCAGCTAGAAGCAGCTCGCACAGATAAGACCAAGGTTTTGGTGCTGAATTCGCCATCCAATCCGACAGGTATGATTTACACCCGTGAGGAGCTCTTGGCAATCGGGAACTGGGCTGTAGAAAAGGATATTCTCATCCTAGCAGATGATATTTATGGCCGTTTGGTTTATAATGGCCATGAGTTTACAGCCATTTCTAGCTTATCTGAAGCGATTCGCAAGCAAACAGTGGTCATCAATGGTGTGTCTAAAACCTATGCTATGACTGGTTGGCGGATTGGCTATGCCGTTGGAGAAGCAGACATTATCGCTGCCATGTCCAAGATTGCAGGTCAAACAACTTCAAACCCTTCAGCAGTAGCCCAGTATGCAGCAGTTGAGGCTCTATCAGGTGAGCAAGATACTGTAGAAAGCATGCGTCAGGCTTTTGAGGAACGACTCAATACCATCTATCCCCTACTTGCTGAGGTGCCTGGATTTGAAGTGGTCAAACCACAAGGAGCCTTCTACCTCTTCCCAAATGTCAAAAAGGCCATGGAGATGAAAGGCTATACGGATGTGACAGACTTTACAACCGCTATCCTAGAAGAAGCTGAAGTAGCCTTGGTAACAGGAGCTGGATTTGGAGCGCCAGAAAATGTGCGCCTCAGCTATGCGACAGACCTAGATACGCTTAAAGAAGCAGTTAAACGCTTGAAAGAATTTATGGAAAAATAA
- a CDS encoding DUF5590 domain-containing protein — protein sequence MKKRQNKAKNNLLWQYGLGMTILLVVISASFLYLVFLSMKPYQTAKSEGEKLAQQYAGLEQADQVDLYNGLESYYSILGRNKKQEALAVLIGKDDHKIYVYQLNQGISQEKAEAVSKEKGAGEIDKITFGRYQDKPIWEVKSGSDFYLVDFETGALVNKEGL from the coding sequence GTGAAAAAAAGACAAAACAAAGCAAAAAATAATCTACTGTGGCAGTATGGTCTAGGGATGACGATTTTGCTTGTGGTTATCAGTGCTTCCTTTCTGTATCTAGTGTTTCTGAGTATGAAACCTTATCAAACAGCTAAAAGTGAAGGAGAAAAATTAGCTCAGCAGTATGCAGGATTAGAGCAGGCTGATCAGGTTGACTTATACAATGGCTTGGAATCCTATTATAGCATTCTTGGTCGTAATAAAAAACAAGAAGCACTTGCTGTCCTGATTGGAAAAGATGACCATAAGATTTACGTTTATCAACTAAATCAGGGTATTTCACAAGAAAAAGCGGAAGCCGTTTCTAAGGAAAAAGGAGCTGGCGAGATTGACAAGATTACCTTTGGCCGTTATCAAGACAAGCCAATTTGGGAAGTCAAGTCAGGCTCTGATTTTTATCTAGTAGATTTTGAAACAGGAGCATTGGTCAATAAGGAGGGCCTATGA